The Micromonospora sp. NBC_00421 genome contains a region encoding:
- a CDS encoding acyl-CoA dehydrogenase family protein: MGTALDLLDVDASLSEEERQIRAVVRRLVDDRVRPYVAGWYEDGQVPARELAREFGKLGLLGMHLTGYGCAGAPAVAYGLACLELEAGDSGVRSLVSVQGSLAMYAIWRFGSEEQKQRWLPAMAAGEAIGCFGLTEPDHGSDPASMTTRARRDGDDWILDGAKMWITNAPIADVGVVWARTDQGVRGFLVPMDTPGVGAREIRRKMSLRASVTGEIALDGVRLPADALLPEAVGLRAPLSCLTEARQGIVWGALGAARDCLETALSYATTRTQFGRPLAGFQLTQAKLADMAVEWSKGLLLALHLGRLAEAGTLRPEQVSVGKLNNVREALAIARQCRTILGANGVSGEYPVMRHADNLESVLTYEGTSEIHQLVIGQRLTGLSAFA, from the coding sequence ATGGGCACTGCGCTGGACCTGCTGGACGTCGACGCCTCGCTGAGCGAGGAGGAGCGGCAGATCCGGGCCGTCGTCCGCCGGCTCGTCGACGACCGGGTCCGCCCGTACGTCGCCGGCTGGTACGAGGACGGCCAGGTCCCGGCCCGCGAGCTGGCCCGGGAGTTCGGCAAGCTCGGCCTGCTCGGCATGCACCTGACCGGGTACGGCTGCGCCGGCGCCCCGGCCGTGGCGTACGGGCTGGCCTGCCTGGAACTGGAGGCCGGCGACTCCGGCGTCCGGTCCCTGGTCTCGGTGCAGGGCTCGCTGGCCATGTACGCCATCTGGCGTTTCGGCAGCGAGGAGCAGAAACAGCGCTGGCTGCCCGCGATGGCGGCCGGAGAGGCGATCGGCTGCTTCGGCCTGACCGAGCCCGACCACGGCTCCGACCCGGCCTCGATGACGACCCGGGCCCGTCGTGACGGCGACGACTGGATCCTCGACGGCGCGAAGATGTGGATCACCAATGCGCCGATCGCCGACGTCGGGGTGGTCTGGGCGCGTACCGACCAGGGGGTACGGGGTTTCCTCGTACCGATGGACACCCCCGGGGTCGGCGCGCGGGAGATCCGGCGGAAGATGTCGCTGCGGGCGTCGGTGACCGGTGAGATCGCCCTCGACGGGGTCCGGCTGCCGGCGGACGCCCTGCTGCCGGAGGCGGTCGGGCTGCGGGCGCCGCTGAGCTGCCTGACCGAGGCCCGGCAGGGCATCGTCTGGGGCGCGCTCGGCGCGGCCCGCGACTGCCTGGAAACCGCCCTGTCGTACGCCACCACCCGGACCCAGTTCGGCCGCCCGCTGGCCGGGTTCCAGCTCACCCAGGCCAAGCTGGCCGACATGGCGGTGGAGTGGAGCAAGGGGTTGCTGCTCGCCCTGCACCTGGGCCGGTTGGCCGAGGCGGGGACGCTGCGGCCGGAGCAGGTGAGCGTGGGCAAGCTGAACAACGTCCGGGAGGCGCTGGCCATCGCCAGGCAGTGCCGGACGATCCTCGGCGCGAACGGGGTCTCCGGCGAGTACCCGGTGATGCGGCACGCCGACAACCTGGAGAGCGTGCTCACCTACGAGGGCACCTCCGAGATCCACCAGCTGGTCATCGGGCAGCGGCTCACCGGGTTGTCCGCGTTCGCCTGA
- a CDS encoding type II toxin-antitoxin system VapB family antitoxin, with amino-acid sequence MIFRAVRDGRPYPEHNLTLKQWAEIPPRPLRLDQLITTKRELALDKLLAEDSTFYGDLFPHVVEWSGGLYLEDGLHRALRAALQQRNQIHARVLVFNGQPE; translated from the coding sequence GTGATCTTCAGAGCGGTCCGGGACGGGCGTCCCTACCCGGAACACAACCTGACTCTCAAGCAGTGGGCGGAGATCCCGCCGCGTCCGCTGCGGCTGGACCAGCTCATCACCACCAAGCGCGAGCTGGCGCTGGACAAGCTCCTCGCCGAGGACTCCACCTTCTACGGTGACCTTTTCCCGCACGTGGTGGAGTGGAGCGGCGGTCTCTACCTGGAGGACGGCCTGCACCGGGCGCTGCGGGCGGCGTTGCAGCAGCGCAACCAGATCCACGCCCGGGTGCTGGTGTTCAACGGTCAGCCCGAGTGA
- a CDS encoding nitroreductase family protein, whose product MQFGELVRRRRMVRNYDPDRPVPPEVVDRLLDHAVRAPSAGFAQGWGFLVLEEPADRERFWAATTPSGGGRERWLAGMRRAPLIVVPHANRSVYLERYAEPDKGWADRSEDRWPVPYWYVDTGFAALLMLLTAVDEGLGACFFGIPPDRLPPYREAFGVPPEYHPIGAITVGYRAVDHRSPSLRRGRRPVDEVVRRGRWS is encoded by the coding sequence ATGCAGTTCGGCGAGTTGGTCCGACGACGACGGATGGTGCGCAACTACGACCCGGACCGTCCGGTCCCGCCGGAGGTGGTGGACCGGCTGCTCGACCACGCGGTCCGGGCGCCGTCGGCGGGCTTCGCCCAGGGCTGGGGTTTCCTGGTGCTTGAGGAGCCGGCCGACCGGGAGCGGTTCTGGGCGGCCACCACTCCCTCGGGCGGTGGCCGGGAACGGTGGCTGGCGGGGATGCGGCGGGCCCCGCTGATCGTGGTGCCGCACGCCAACCGGTCGGTCTACCTGGAGCGTTACGCCGAGCCGGACAAGGGCTGGGCGGACCGCTCGGAGGACCGCTGGCCGGTGCCCTACTGGTATGTCGACACCGGCTTCGCCGCGCTGCTGATGCTGCTGACCGCCGTGGACGAGGGGTTGGGGGCGTGCTTCTTCGGCATCCCACCCGACCGGCTGCCGCCGTACCGGGAGGCGTTCGGGGTGCCGCCGGAGTACCACCCGATCGGCGCGATCACGGTAGGTTATCGGGCCGTCGATCATCGGTCACCGTCGTTGCGTCGGGGGCGTCGGCCGGTGGACGAGGTGGTCCGGCGCGGTCGGTGGAGTTGA
- a CDS encoding aldose 1-epimerase family protein, giving the protein MDNAAHRPASGTQWTIAADGHEAVIVEVGGGVRTYRRDGVDYLDGYAEDEISPGSAGHVLAPWPNRIRDGQYTFGDRALQLDLTEPDRGVALHGLVNWVRWQPVEESADSVTLGYELPPTPGYPWPLRLRTRWSVGADGLRAAHEVTNTGAETAPFGFSVHPYLRLAGVAVDDLTMRMPARSRLQVDARLLPIGATPVAGTEYDWTTPRPIGDAQLDLCFGDVIRDDDGGSSVTLAAPDDADGVHLWADREFGWWQVFTGDALTGERHRRSVAVEPMTCPPDAFRSGRDVIELAPGETWRGTWGIRPGV; this is encoded by the coding sequence ATGGACAACGCCGCGCACCGCCCCGCCTCGGGGACACAGTGGACCATCGCCGCCGACGGCCACGAGGCCGTCATCGTCGAGGTCGGCGGTGGGGTACGGACGTACCGGCGGGACGGGGTGGACTACCTCGACGGGTACGCCGAGGACGAGATCAGCCCCGGCAGCGCCGGGCACGTGCTGGCCCCCTGGCCGAACCGGATCCGGGACGGGCAGTACACCTTCGGCGACCGCGCGCTGCAGCTCGACCTGACCGAGCCGGACCGGGGGGTCGCCCTGCACGGCCTGGTCAACTGGGTGCGCTGGCAGCCGGTCGAGGAGTCCGCCGACTCGGTCACCCTCGGTTACGAGCTGCCGCCCACCCCCGGCTACCCGTGGCCGTTGCGGCTGCGTACCCGGTGGAGCGTGGGGGCGGACGGGCTGCGGGCCGCGCACGAGGTGACCAACACCGGGGCCGAGACCGCCCCGTTCGGGTTCTCCGTCCACCCGTACCTGCGGCTGGCCGGGGTCGCGGTGGACGACCTGACGATGCGGATGCCGGCCCGCAGCCGGCTCCAGGTCGACGCCCGGCTGCTGCCGATCGGGGCGACCCCGGTGGCCGGCACCGAGTACGACTGGACCACCCCCAGGCCGATCGGGGACGCCCAGCTCGACCTCTGCTTCGGTGACGTGATCCGGGACGACGACGGTGGCTCGTCGGTGACCCTGGCCGCCCCCGACGACGCGGACGGCGTGCACCTCTGGGCGGACCGCGAGTTCGGCTGGTGGCAGGTCTTCACCGGCGACGCGCTCACCGGCGAGCGGCACCGCAGGTCGGTGGCGGTGGAGCCGATGACCTGCCCGCCCGACGCGTTCCGGTCCGGCCGGGACGTGATCGAGCTGGCCCCGGGGGAGACCTGGCGGGGCACCTGGGGCATCCGGCCCGGGGTCTGA
- a CDS encoding MFS transporter: MTDVKPGRSDSARRWAIDLRPLRIPAFRRMWLGNTVAMFGFQFTAVAVPVEMYALTRDSFWVGLLGVAGFLPLLVFGLWGGAVADARDRRRVLLVGSALLWVSMLGLLGHALSGIGSPVLLLALVTVHSIAFAISSPARSAILPRLLPRELVPAGSTLNYTTFTAASVVGPLAAGLIFAAFGTGTGLPIAYAADALLFTALVVATLRLPAMPPAPPAEGEARRGGLAGILDGFRYLATTPVLLSSFAIDLIAMILAMPRALFPEVAQERFGGGAAVGWLYSAIAIGAMLGGLTSGWIGRLRRQGLALVVAVVGWGLAIAAAGLARQLWLVVLLLAVAGAADLVSAVLRQSMLLVYAPDRMRGRLQGVNTVVVAGGPRLGDLRAGAMAAGFGTGVAWVGGGLLSAALAVLLVVSFPALLRYRATRAAAGDRS; the protein is encoded by the coding sequence GTGACCGACGTCAAACCGGGCCGGTCGGACAGCGCCCGACGCTGGGCCATCGACCTGCGCCCGCTGCGGATCCCCGCGTTCCGCCGGATGTGGCTCGGCAACACGGTGGCGATGTTCGGGTTCCAGTTCACCGCGGTCGCCGTACCCGTGGAGATGTACGCGCTGACCCGCGACTCCTTCTGGGTGGGTCTGCTCGGGGTGGCCGGCTTCCTGCCCCTGCTGGTCTTCGGGCTGTGGGGCGGGGCGGTCGCCGACGCCCGGGACCGGCGGCGGGTGCTGCTTGTCGGCTCGGCACTGCTCTGGGTGTCGATGCTCGGCCTGCTCGGCCACGCGTTGTCCGGGATCGGCAGCCCGGTGCTGCTGCTGGCGCTGGTGACCGTGCACTCGATCGCGTTCGCCATCAGTTCGCCGGCCCGGTCGGCGATCCTGCCCCGACTGCTGCCGCGGGAGCTGGTCCCGGCGGGCAGCACCCTGAACTACACCACCTTCACCGCCGCGTCGGTGGTCGGGCCGCTGGCCGCCGGCCTGATCTTCGCCGCCTTCGGCACCGGCACCGGCCTGCCGATCGCGTACGCCGCCGACGCGCTGTTGTTCACCGCGCTGGTGGTGGCGACGCTGCGGCTGCCCGCGATGCCACCGGCCCCACCCGCCGAGGGTGAGGCGCGCAGGGGTGGGCTGGCCGGCATCCTCGACGGCTTCCGCTACCTGGCCACCACACCGGTGCTGCTCTCGTCGTTCGCCATCGACCTGATCGCGATGATCCTGGCCATGCCCCGGGCGCTCTTTCCCGAGGTGGCGCAGGAGCGGTTCGGCGGCGGGGCGGCGGTGGGTTGGCTCTACAGCGCCATCGCCATCGGCGCGATGCTGGGCGGCCTGACCTCCGGCTGGATCGGCCGGCTGCGACGGCAGGGGCTGGCCCTGGTGGTGGCGGTGGTCGGCTGGGGGCTGGCCATCGCGGCGGCCGGGTTGGCCCGGCAGCTCTGGCTGGTGGTGCTGCTGCTCGCGGTGGCGGGCGCGGCGGACCTGGTCAGCGCGGTGCTGCGGCAGTCGATGCTGCTTGTCTACGCGCCGGACCGGATGCGCGGCCGGCTCCAGGGGGTGAACACCGTGGTGGTGGCCGGCGGTCCGCGCCTGGGTGACCTGCGGGCCGGGGCGATGGCCGCCGGGTTCGGCACCGGCGTCGCCTGGGTCGGCGGCGGCCTGCTCTCGGCCGCGCTGGCGGTGCTGCTGGTGGTGAGCTTCCCGGCCCTGCTGCGCTACCGGGCGACCAGGGCGGCGGCGGGCGACCGTAGCTGA
- the pdxH gene encoding pyridoxamine 5'-phosphate oxidase: MRNEYAADLGLSETDLAADWPSQFGRWLADAVTAGLPEPNAMVLGTADAAGRPSGRTVLLKEYDREGFVLYTNHLSRKGTELAVNPWASLVFPWFAIQRQVVVTGRVAPVDRAETEAYFATRPRGSQLGAWASTQSEVVPDRAALEEAYRAAAERFPAGTPVPAPPHWGGFRVRPESVEFWQGRAGRLHDRLRFRRVEGDDWVVERLAP; this comes from the coding sequence ATGCGGAACGAGTACGCCGCCGACCTGGGCCTTTCCGAGACCGACCTGGCCGCCGACTGGCCCTCCCAGTTCGGCCGCTGGCTCGCCGACGCGGTCACCGCCGGACTGCCCGAGCCGAACGCGATGGTCCTCGGCACCGCGGACGCCGCCGGCCGGCCCAGTGGCCGGACCGTGCTGCTCAAGGAGTACGACCGGGAGGGCTTCGTCCTCTACACCAACCACCTGTCGCGTAAGGGCACCGAGTTGGCAGTCAACCCGTGGGCCAGTCTGGTGTTCCCCTGGTTCGCCATCCAGCGGCAGGTGGTGGTGACCGGCCGGGTCGCGCCCGTCGACCGGGCCGAGACCGAGGCGTACTTCGCCACCCGGCCGCGCGGTTCCCAGCTCGGGGCCTGGGCGAGCACCCAGTCCGAGGTGGTGCCGGACCGGGCCGCGCTGGAGGAGGCGTACCGGGCGGCGGCGGAGCGCTTTCCGGCCGGAACGCCGGTCCCGGCGCCCCCGCACTGGGGCGGGTTCCGGGTCCGACCGGAGTCGGTGGAGTTCTGGCAGGGCCGGGCCGGCCGGCTGCACGACCGGCTGCGGTTCCGTCGGGTCGAGGGGGACGACTGGGTCGTCGAGCGGCTGGCCCCGTGA
- a CDS encoding citrate synthase 2, which yields MADFKPGLEGVVAFETEIAEPDREGGALRYRGVDIEDLIGQVSFGNVWALLVDGRFGPGLPPAEPFPVPVHSGDIRVDVQSAVAMLAPYWGLSQLLDISDSQARADLARVSVTALSFVAQSARGLGLPAVPQKEIDKAETIVERFMKRWRGEPDPRHVKAVDAYFISAAEHGLNASTFTARIVASTGADAAACISSGIGALSGPLHGGAPSRVLTMLEAVERSGDAEGYVKGVLDRGERLMGFGHRVYRAEDPRARVLRRTARELGAPRFEVAEALEKAALAELQARRPDRVLATNVEFWSAVVLDFAEVPAHMFTSMFTCARMGGWSAHILEQKKLQRLVRPSARYVGPNTRKPQQVEGWDAIPHGV from the coding sequence ATGGCCGACTTCAAACCGGGCCTCGAAGGCGTCGTAGCCTTCGAGACCGAGATCGCCGAACCGGACCGCGAGGGTGGCGCGCTGCGCTACCGGGGCGTGGATATCGAGGATCTGATCGGTCAGGTCTCCTTCGGCAACGTATGGGCGCTGCTTGTCGACGGGCGTTTCGGCCCCGGCCTGCCGCCGGCCGAGCCGTTCCCGGTGCCTGTGCACTCCGGCGACATCCGCGTCGACGTGCAGTCCGCGGTCGCCATGCTGGCCCCGTACTGGGGGCTCAGTCAGCTGCTGGACATCTCCGACTCCCAGGCCCGCGCCGACCTGGCCCGGGTCTCGGTGACCGCGCTCTCCTTCGTCGCCCAGTCCGCCCGCGGTCTGGGTCTGCCGGCGGTCCCGCAGAAGGAGATCGACAAGGCCGAGACGATCGTCGAGCGCTTCATGAAGCGTTGGCGGGGCGAGCCGGACCCCCGACACGTCAAGGCCGTCGACGCGTACTTCATCTCGGCCGCCGAGCACGGCCTGAACGCCTCCACCTTCACCGCCCGGATCGTCGCCTCCACCGGCGCCGACGCCGCGGCCTGCATCTCCTCGGGCATCGGGGCGCTCTCCGGCCCGCTGCACGGCGGCGCGCCGTCGCGGGTGCTCACCATGCTGGAGGCCGTCGAGCGCAGCGGCGACGCCGAGGGGTACGTCAAGGGCGTCCTCGACCGGGGCGAGCGGCTGATGGGCTTCGGCCACCGCGTCTACCGGGCCGAGGACCCGCGCGCCCGGGTGCTCCGGCGCACCGCCCGGGAGCTGGGCGCACCCCGTTTCGAGGTGGCCGAGGCGCTGGAGAAGGCCGCGTTGGCCGAGCTCCAGGCCCGCCGCCCGGACCGCGTCCTCGCCACCAACGTCGAGTTCTGGTCGGCCGTCGTGCTGGACTTCGCCGAGGTGCCGGCGCACATGTTCACCTCGATGTTCACCTGCGCCCGGATGGGTGGCTGGTCGGCGCACATCCTGGAGCAGAAGAAGCTCCAGCGACTGGTCCGGCCGTCCGCCCGGTACGTCGGGCCGAACACCCGCAAGCCGCAGCAGGTCGAGGGCTGGGACGCCATCCCGCACGGCGTCTGA
- the serC gene encoding phosphoserine transaminase has protein sequence MADAPTIRIPDDIKPADGRFGCGPSKVRPAAVSALADVATSYLGTSHRQQTVRAEVARLRRGIADFFSLPEGYEVIIGNGGATAFWEVATFGLVRDRAQFASFGEFGAKFAKSVKDAPFLGEPTVRKAEPGSAPGLQAEAGVDVYATPHNETSTGVAVPIARVADADPGSLLLVDATSGAGGLEVNVGETDVYYFAPQKCFGSDGGLWLALMSPAALERATEIKSSGRYIPAFLDLVTAIDNSRLEQTYNTPALATVFLAAEQTDWMNSQGGLSWAAKRTAESAGAVYGWAERADFATPFVTDPALRSNVVATIDFADGVDAAAIAKVLRANGIVDTEPYRKLGRNQLRVALFPAVEPADVEALTAAIDYVVERL, from the coding sequence GTGGCTGACGCACCGACCATCCGGATTCCCGACGACATCAAGCCCGCCGACGGGCGGTTCGGCTGCGGGCCGTCCAAGGTCCGTCCGGCGGCGGTCTCCGCGCTCGCCGACGTGGCGACCAGCTACCTGGGCACGTCGCACCGGCAGCAGACCGTCCGCGCCGAGGTCGCCCGGTTGCGCCGGGGCATCGCCGATTTCTTCTCCCTGCCCGAGGGCTACGAGGTGATCATCGGCAACGGTGGCGCCACCGCCTTCTGGGAGGTCGCGACCTTCGGTCTGGTCCGCGACCGCGCGCAGTTCGCCAGCTTCGGCGAGTTCGGTGCGAAGTTCGCCAAGTCGGTCAAGGACGCGCCGTTCCTCGGTGAGCCGACCGTCCGCAAGGCCGAGCCGGGCAGCGCCCCGGGCCTGCAGGCCGAGGCCGGGGTGGACGTCTACGCCACCCCGCACAACGAGACCTCCACCGGTGTCGCGGTGCCGATCGCCCGGGTCGCCGACGCCGACCCCGGTTCGCTGCTGCTTGTCGACGCGACCTCCGGCGCGGGTGGCCTGGAGGTCAACGTCGGCGAGACCGACGTCTACTACTTCGCCCCGCAGAAGTGTTTCGGCTCCGACGGTGGCCTGTGGCTGGCCCTGATGTCGCCGGCCGCGCTGGAGCGGGCCACCGAGATCAAGTCGTCAGGCCGGTACATCCCGGCCTTCCTCGACCTGGTCACCGCGATCGACAACTCGCGGCTGGAGCAGACGTACAACACGCCCGCGCTGGCGACCGTCTTCCTGGCCGCCGAGCAGACCGACTGGATGAACTCGCAGGGCGGCCTGAGCTGGGCGGCCAAGCGCACCGCCGAGAGCGCCGGGGCCGTCTACGGCTGGGCCGAGCGGGCCGACTTCGCCACGCCGTTCGTCACCGACCCGGCGCTGCGCTCCAACGTGGTCGCCACCATCGACTTCGCCGACGGGGTGGACGCCGCCGCGATCGCCAAGGTGCTCCGGGCGAACGGGATCGTCGACACCGAGCCGTACCGCAAGCTGGGCCGTAACCAGCTGCGGGTCGCGCTCTTCCCGGCGGTGGAGCCGGCCGACGTGGAGGCGCTCACCGCCGCCATCGACTACGTGGTCGAGCGGCTCTAG
- the sepH gene encoding septation protein SepH, translated as MRPVRFVALSEDGQALVLADEVGRLLALPIDERIATVLHAEPGAPPLAVVPTSVDPTPSLSPRDIQARIRSGESAEDVARIAGVPVDRVLRYAGPVLQERAMLAQHARRTRLKGAEKATPLAEVVNGRLAQHGIDTEKISWDAFRRDDGTWRIIATWPSGKATAQAVWDLDKLRQNVTPHDDMAQYLCAERPTPILGQEPAPERGGHALPGPSRGEPSRGGHGLPAASEQARPGRDPIRAGRDALLASLDRPLGGTSGRGLDPRSPAALAGADAPRQRAVGGGAAALLGGGQGSAFDDDSDAPKEIPAVPSLAVLRPRRTGAAAAAGGESTDASGKPRKRLPSWDDVLFGSGPAARESS; from the coding sequence ATGCGCCCAGTACGCTTCGTCGCCCTCTCCGAGGACGGCCAGGCGCTGGTGCTCGCCGACGAGGTCGGGCGCCTGCTCGCCCTCCCCATCGACGAACGCATCGCGACCGTGCTGCACGCCGAGCCTGGTGCGCCGCCGCTCGCCGTGGTCCCCACCAGCGTCGACCCGACCCCCTCGCTGTCACCTCGGGACATCCAGGCCCGGATCCGCTCCGGCGAGTCCGCCGAGGACGTCGCCCGGATCGCCGGCGTCCCCGTCGACCGGGTGCTGCGCTATGCCGGCCCGGTGCTCCAGGAACGGGCCATGCTCGCCCAGCACGCCCGGCGCACCCGGCTCAAGGGGGCCGAAAAGGCCACCCCGCTGGCCGAGGTGGTCAACGGTCGGCTGGCCCAGCATGGCATCGACACCGAGAAGATCTCCTGGGACGCCTTCCGGCGCGACGACGGCACCTGGCGGATCATCGCCACCTGGCCCTCGGGCAAGGCCACCGCGCAGGCGGTCTGGGATCTCGACAAGCTCCGGCAGAACGTCACCCCGCACGACGACATGGCGCAGTACCTGTGCGCCGAGCGCCCCACGCCGATCCTCGGCCAGGAGCCGGCGCCGGAGCGGGGCGGTCACGCGCTGCCCGGCCCGTCGCGTGGTGAGCCGAGCCGGGGTGGGCACGGCCTGCCGGCCGCCAGCGAGCAGGCCCGTCCGGGCCGGGACCCGATCCGGGCCGGGCGGGACGCCCTGCTCGCGTCGCTCGACCGTCCGCTCGGCGGCACCTCGGGGCGGGGTCTCGACCCGCGTTCCCCGGCGGCGTTGGCCGGCGCCGACGCACCCCGTCAGCGGGCCGTCGGCGGGGGCGCCGCCGCACTGCTCGGCGGTGGTCAGGGTTCCGCCTTCGACGACGACTCGGACGCGCCCAAGGAGATCCCCGCCGTACCCTCGCTGGCGGTGCTCCGGCCGCGACGCACGGGCGCGGCGGCGGCTGCCGGCGGCGAGTCGACGGACGCCTCGGGCAAGCCGCGCAAGCGCCTGCCGAGCTGGGACGACGTCCTCTTCGGCAGCGGCCCGGCCGCCCGCGAGTCCTCCTGA
- a CDS encoding aldo/keto reductase — MEYTNLGRTGLSVSRLCLGTMNFGRQTAEPDSFTVMDRALEHGINFFDTANVYGWQTGEGITEQIIGRWFAQGDGRRDKVVLATKVYGKMGEWPNEQGLSARHIIRACEDSLRRLQTDVIDLYQMHHVSRTTPWEEIWQAMETLVAQGKVIYVGSSNFAGWHIAQAQAAAGKRNFLGLVAEQSIYNLLTRHVELEVIPAAQHYGLGVIPWSPLHGGLLSGLLRKMAEGSASRGTGGRAADGLAVHRSTIEAYEKFCADLGHDPANVALAWLLSRPGVTAPIIGPRTVEQLDNTLGALAVEIDEATAQRLDELFPPVGNGGPGPEAWAW, encoded by the coding sequence ATGGAGTACACCAATCTGGGACGCACCGGGCTGTCGGTGAGCCGGCTCTGCCTCGGCACGATGAACTTCGGGCGGCAGACCGCCGAGCCGGACAGCTTCACCGTGATGGACCGGGCGCTCGAACACGGCATCAACTTCTTCGACACCGCCAACGTGTACGGCTGGCAGACCGGTGAGGGGATCACCGAGCAGATCATCGGTCGCTGGTTCGCCCAGGGCGACGGCCGGCGGGACAAGGTCGTCCTGGCCACCAAGGTCTACGGCAAGATGGGCGAGTGGCCCAACGAGCAGGGCCTGAGCGCCCGGCACATCATCCGGGCCTGCGAGGACTCGCTGCGCCGGCTCCAGACCGACGTGATCGACCTCTACCAGATGCACCACGTCTCCCGGACCACCCCGTGGGAGGAGATCTGGCAGGCGATGGAGACGCTGGTCGCCCAGGGCAAGGTGATCTACGTCGGGTCGTCCAACTTCGCCGGTTGGCACATCGCGCAGGCGCAGGCCGCCGCCGGGAAGCGCAACTTCCTCGGCCTGGTCGCCGAGCAGTCCATCTACAACCTGCTCACCAGGCACGTCGAGTTGGAGGTGATCCCGGCCGCGCAGCACTACGGCCTGGGGGTCATCCCGTGGTCGCCGCTGCACGGCGGGCTGCTCTCCGGGCTGCTGCGCAAGATGGCCGAGGGCAGCGCCTCGCGGGGCACCGGTGGTCGCGCCGCCGACGGGCTCGCCGTACACCGGTCGACAATCGAGGCGTACGAGAAGTTCTGCGCGGACCTGGGTCACGACCCGGCGAACGTGGCGTTGGCCTGGTTGCTCTCCCGTCCCGGGGTGACCGCCCCGATCATCGGCCCGCGCACCGTGGAGCAGCTCGACAACACCCTGGGCGCGCTCGCGGTGGAGATCGACGAGGCGACGGCGCAGCGGCTCGACGAGTTGTTCCCGCCGGTCGGCAACGGTGGCCCCGGCCCGGAGGCCTGGGCCTGGTGA
- the thpR gene encoding RNA 2',3'-cyclic phosphodiesterase, translated as MRLFVAVYPPPSAVAELTARVARLRVGTATAAGLDVRLAVPAHLHVTLAFLGEVEAGRLPEVADALGSAAGTARAGWDRPPRLRLGGGGRFGQGRSTVLWVDVQGEVAALRTLARLIRAELRRTGLPYDGKPFRPHLTVARPGDRLDPSEVDADRLALDDHTGQWWPATGMVLVHSRPGPRYTPLASWPL; from the coding sequence GTGAGGCTCTTCGTCGCGGTCTACCCGCCGCCGTCCGCCGTCGCGGAACTCACCGCCCGGGTGGCCCGCCTGCGGGTCGGCACGGCCACCGCCGCCGGCCTCGACGTACGCCTGGCCGTGCCGGCCCACCTGCACGTCACACTGGCCTTCCTCGGTGAGGTCGAGGCAGGTCGGCTGCCCGAGGTGGCGGACGCCCTCGGGTCGGCCGCCGGGACCGCCCGCGCCGGCTGGGACCGCCCGCCCCGGCTGCGGCTGGGCGGCGGGGGCCGCTTCGGACAGGGCCGGTCCACCGTGCTGTGGGTGGACGTCCAGGGCGAGGTGGCCGCGCTGCGGACGCTGGCCCGGCTGATCCGCGCCGAGCTGCGTCGGACCGGCCTGCCGTACGACGGGAAACCGTTCCGCCCACACCTGACGGTGGCCCGCCCCGGGGACCGGCTCGACCCGTCCGAGGTGGACGCCGATCGGCTCGCCCTCGACGACCACACCGGTCAGTGGTGGCCGGCGACCGGGATGGTGCTGGTGCACAGCCGCCCCGGCCCCCGCTACACCCCGCTCGCCAGTTGGCCCCTCTGA